The genomic DNA GATAACGTTCACGACGTGGCAGTACGGCCTGCTGGCCCCTGCCTACCCACCTAAGTTTTTCTCCCAGGACTTCCTGGTGCCGGGCCACACGGGCGTGGTGACGGAGATCACGCTCATGTATACCATCATACGAACTGATGACAATGTCCCGATGAAGGTGCCAAACAGCGTCATGGCCCAGGCGGCGATCTTCGTCCACTCCGACGCCGAGTACAGGGTGGTGAGGACAAAATATGAGGTCCCGAAGGACCTCGACCCTGACCTGGTGATCAAGAAGGTCAAAGAGGAGGTCTCCAAGCTGGACTTAGTGGTCAGGGAGCCCACCGTTCAGATCATTGATACCTCCCAGACGACCTATGTTATAGCTGTAGACGCCGCCTGCAAGACGATCAAGGAGGAGCCAGCCAGAAGCGAGGTCATAAAGGCCGTCATGAGGGCCGTGAGGGCGGTCAGGGAGGCCCAGGCGGCAAAGGGTGGCCAGCAGCCGTAACGCTTTAAGGTTAAGGGATCTATGAGGTAAGAGGAAGGGCTTGTCAGCGGACCTGGAGCAGAGGCTGAGGTCCTTACTTGGCCTTAACAAGTACCAGGCCTCCGCCTACCTGGTCCTCCTCAAGGCCGGCCCCATGAGGCCGCAGGAGGTGGCTAAGCAGGCAGGGGTTCCCGTGCAGAGGATCTATGACACGCTTAGGTCGCTGCAGGAGATGGGGCTCGTCGTTGAG from uncultured Acidilobus sp. JCHS includes the following:
- a CDS encoding Small-conductance mechanosensitive channel; translated protein: MALRRPSYVGSLLTSAIVIALAVLVTYFLVEYKLIPGTYEKYLYGVVWLVAGVLVTHIVSSRIRASLAPTIGAANASSVAFVARLVGYIIVIIGFLAIVRVSVAEALAAGGFTGLVLGLASQFVLSNIIGGITIIVTKPYRVGDRITFTTWQYGLLAPAYPPKFFSQDFLVPGHTGVVTEITLMYTIIRTDDNVPMKVPNSVMAQAAIFVHSDAEYRVVRTKYEVPKDLDPDLVIKKVKEEVSKLDLVVREPTVQIIDTSQTTYVIAVDAACKTIKEEPARSEVIKAVMRAVRAVREAQAAKGGQQP